From a single Bradyrhizobium sediminis genomic region:
- a CDS encoding helix-turn-helix transcriptional regulator, whose translation MRRTVWNTAKVEPAWQFDYYRSGLCESFAHLTPHKPTEGDRFSATVEHWGGGGTEFTFLGTSSHRVSRSRRDIAKVGDDDFYLNFIQRGEMHLDQFDVRQLLRRGDFVVIDNAHVFEARIKADGGHRHLAFRMDRRKFSGGAMELSRRLKSHPLAPALRHTLAYLCHIDQNWDSDHLTSVIAAIESLVSVIASGEAPDANPSRAHATLHDVQRIISARFGDPEFSLDEVAGRLRMPRRSLQKHLQLCGYNFSAMLLEARLARAHLMLIGSNENACIEEICFRCGFNELSTFYRAFKSHFGIPPGALRNRLAGPEAGSSERPASHGGAGE comes from the coding sequence ATGAGACGCACCGTATGGAATACCGCGAAGGTCGAGCCGGCCTGGCAATTCGACTACTATCGTTCCGGCCTGTGTGAATCCTTCGCCCATCTGACACCGCACAAGCCGACTGAAGGCGACAGGTTTTCCGCAACAGTCGAGCACTGGGGTGGCGGCGGCACCGAATTCACGTTTCTGGGGACCTCCTCCCATCGCGTATCGCGAAGCAGGCGCGACATCGCCAAGGTTGGGGACGATGATTTCTACCTGAATTTCATCCAGCGCGGCGAAATGCATCTCGATCAGTTCGACGTCCGGCAGCTGTTGAGACGCGGAGATTTCGTTGTCATCGACAATGCGCATGTATTCGAGGCCCGGATCAAAGCGGATGGCGGTCACCGCCACCTGGCCTTCCGGATGGATCGCCGAAAGTTCTCCGGCGGCGCAATGGAATTGTCTCGCCGCCTGAAGAGCCACCCGCTGGCGCCGGCGCTTCGCCACACCCTGGCCTATCTGTGCCACATCGACCAGAACTGGGATTCGGATCACCTGACAAGCGTGATAGCGGCCATTGAAAGCCTGGTTTCCGTCATTGCATCCGGGGAAGCGCCGGATGCAAATCCGTCACGAGCGCACGCAACCCTCCACGACGTCCAGAGGATCATCTCCGCCAGGTTCGGCGACCCCGAATTCTCGCTTGACGAAGTTGCCGGCCGGCTGCGGATGCCCCGACGCTCTCTTCAGAAACACCTGCAACTCTGCGGCTACAATTTTTCCGCCATGCTGCTGGAGGCAAGGCTTGCGCGGGCGCATCTGATGCTGATCGGATCCAACGAGAACGCGTGCATCGAAGAAATCTGTTTTCGTTGCGGCTTCAACGAACTTTCCACGTTCTACCGCGCGTTCAAGAGCCACTTTGGAATACCGCCGGGCGCGCTCAGGAACCGGCTGGCCGGTCCGGAAGCCGGTTCCAGCGAGAGGCCAGCAAGCCATGGCGGGGCCGGGGAATAG
- a CDS encoding class I SAM-dependent methyltransferase: MPTQQDVSDHYTHGGLAAAIRSGIESLGKTINSVTVDDLAPVDEFHIGGRQASEDFLGQLDLSPEKHVLDVGCGLGGAARFVANRYGCRVTGIDLTPEYVETAKVLCRWVGLDNSISLHQGSALAMPFADRAFDRAYMLHVGMNIDDKAKLCSEVSRVLRSNALFGIYDVMKVGDGELTYPVPWATTATSSAVAKPAQYREALEAAGFSVIAERNRRDFALAFFDQLRARTAAADGPPPLGLHILMGRNTPDKVQNMIQNISNGRIAPVELIARKA; the protein is encoded by the coding sequence ATGCCAACTCAGCAGGATGTATCCGATCACTACACGCATGGAGGCTTGGCTGCTGCAATCCGAAGTGGGATCGAGTCCCTTGGCAAAACCATCAATTCCGTGACCGTCGATGATCTCGCTCCTGTTGATGAGTTCCATATCGGGGGCCGTCAGGCATCCGAAGATTTTCTCGGTCAACTCGACCTCTCTCCGGAAAAGCATGTACTCGATGTAGGATGCGGCCTTGGGGGAGCTGCGCGCTTTGTTGCCAACCGGTATGGGTGTCGGGTGACTGGAATTGATCTGACACCCGAATATGTGGAGACCGCAAAGGTCCTGTGCAGGTGGGTCGGGCTGGACAACAGTATTTCACTGCACCAAGGCAGCGCGCTTGCAATGCCGTTTGCCGATCGCGCTTTCGACCGAGCATACATGCTGCACGTAGGCATGAATATCGACGACAAAGCAAAACTTTGTTCGGAGGTTAGCCGTGTGCTGCGATCAAACGCACTTTTCGGGATTTATGACGTCATGAAGGTTGGCGATGGTGAGCTTACGTATCCTGTTCCGTGGGCAACAACGGCAACGTCAAGTGCGGTGGCGAAGCCTGCTCAATACCGTGAGGCGCTGGAAGCGGCCGGTTTTTCGGTCATTGCCGAACGTAACCGGCGTGATTTCGCGCTTGCGTTCTTTGATCAGCTACGCGCCAGAACCGCGGCAGCGGATGGCCCGCCACCTCTTGGGCTTCATATCTTGATGGGCCGGAACACACCGGACAAGGTGCAAAATATGATCCAGAACATATCCAATGGCCGCATCGCACCAGTCGAGTTGATCGCTCGGAAAGCGTGA
- a CDS encoding MaoC family dehydratase, whose product MTATFENLNAGDTIDGPKFAVSRESIRLFCDGSLDYNPLHLDDDYMKGNFGKTNFGGIIMHGMNNFGLITRMLTDWAYPAGAIHRRLETRWVKPVRPGDTIQPTGIVKSKQVTANSRWVLIDVMVKNQTGEKVATGEAMVEFPN is encoded by the coding sequence ATGACAGCAACGTTTGAAAACCTGAACGCCGGCGACACCATCGACGGGCCGAAATTCGCGGTCAGCCGCGAATCCATCCGCCTGTTCTGCGACGGCTCGCTCGACTACAACCCGCTGCATCTCGACGACGACTACATGAAGGGCAATTTCGGCAAGACCAATTTCGGCGGCATCATCATGCACGGCATGAACAATTTCGGGCTGATCACCCGGATGCTGACCGACTGGGCCTATCCGGCGGGCGCGATCCATCGCCGCCTCGAGACCCGCTGGGTCAAGCCGGTCCGGCCGGGCGATACCATCCAGCCCACCGGGATCGTGAAATCGAAGCAGGTCACCGCCAATTCGCGCTGGGTCCTGATCGACGTCATGGTGAAGAACCAGACCGGCGAGAAGGTCGCGACGGGGGAGGCGATGGTGGAGTTCCCGAACTAG
- a CDS encoding MaoC family dehydratase, with protein sequence MAQAEAFETDFWKHANLRKVWDDIVPGEPRKTIPYTLTREAIELYCRSVGEDHPIYFDEEYARTTRYGGLIAPPSIHILLMFSCTPADDWMRSPGTVNAGQSWSYNIPARPGDVIRLEARALDKFIKRERLFVVHDNVFFNQHGEVICSGRGWTIRPQ encoded by the coding sequence ATGGCGCAAGCGGAGGCCTTCGAGACCGATTTCTGGAAACACGCCAATCTGCGCAAGGTCTGGGACGACATCGTCCCCGGCGAGCCGCGCAAGACCATCCCCTACACGCTGACCAGGGAAGCGATCGAACTGTACTGCAGGTCGGTCGGCGAGGACCACCCGATCTATTTCGACGAGGAATATGCCAGGACCACCCGCTATGGCGGACTGATCGCACCGCCGTCGATCCACATCCTCCTGATGTTTTCCTGCACGCCCGCCGACGACTGGATGCGGTCACCAGGCACGGTCAATGCCGGGCAGTCCTGGAGCTACAACATTCCGGCGCGCCCGGGCGACGTCATCCGGCTCGAGGCGCGCGCGCTCGACAAGTTCATCAAGCGCGAGCGGCTGTTCGTGGTCCACGACAACGTCTTCTTCAACCAGCACGGCGAAGTGATCTGCTCCGGCCGCGGCTGGACCATCCGGCCGCAATGA
- a CDS encoding amidohydrolase family protein, which translates to MSKLKLPNIDEVVAIDIHTHAEEPCGMHGDDGYDDFQEKMADYFKSPNKHPPTVAETAAYYRSKKIAAVIFPVDAERETGFRRYNNYEMLEIAAENSDVLIPFVSIDPHKGKLGVREAKKLMEEYGVRGFKFHPTMQGFYANDRMAYPLYEAINDGGAIALFHTGQTGVGSGMPGGMGMRLKYSNPMYMDDVAADFPDLKIILAHPSFPWQEEALSVATHKPNVYIDLSGWSPKYFPPILVRYINSILQDKMLFGSDWPVITPDRWMADFSKLDIRDEIRPKVLKANARKLLGI; encoded by the coding sequence ATGTCCAAACTGAAGCTGCCCAATATCGATGAGGTCGTGGCGATCGACATCCACACCCATGCCGAAGAGCCCTGCGGCATGCATGGCGACGACGGCTATGACGACTTCCAGGAGAAGATGGCCGACTACTTCAAGTCGCCGAACAAGCACCCGCCGACGGTTGCGGAGACTGCGGCCTATTACCGTTCCAAGAAGATCGCCGCGGTGATCTTCCCGGTCGACGCCGAACGCGAGACCGGATTCCGCCGCTACAACAATTACGAAATGCTGGAAATCGCCGCCGAGAATTCAGACGTGCTGATTCCATTCGTCAGCATCGATCCGCACAAGGGCAAGCTCGGCGTGCGCGAGGCCAAGAAGCTGATGGAGGAATACGGCGTCAGGGGCTTCAAGTTCCATCCGACCATGCAGGGCTTCTACGCCAACGACCGCATGGCCTATCCGCTGTATGAAGCCATCAACGACGGCGGCGCGATCGCGCTGTTTCATACCGGCCAGACCGGCGTCGGCTCCGGTATGCCCGGCGGCATGGGGATGCGGCTGAAATATTCCAATCCGATGTACATGGACGACGTGGCGGCGGATTTCCCCGACCTCAAGATCATCCTCGCCCATCCGTCGTTCCCCTGGCAGGAAGAAGCGCTGTCGGTCGCGACCCACAAGCCGAACGTCTATATCGACCTCTCCGGCTGGTCGCCGAAATACTTCCCGCCGATCCTGGTGCGTTACATCAACTCCATCCTGCAGGACAAAATGCTGTTCGGCTCGGACTGGCCGGTGATCACGCCGGACCGCTGGATGGCGGACTTTTCAAAGCTCGACATCCGCGACGAAATCAGGCCGAAAGTGCTAAAGGCCAACGCGCGGAAGCTGCTGGGGATCTGA
- a CDS encoding YbaK/EbsC family protein produces the protein MSIESVRAFFAERAPEIAVIESPVSSATVALAAEAYGVEPSRIAKTLSLRIGERVVLIVAAGTSRMDNRKVKALFGGKPKMLGLEEVADITGHEVGGVCPFGLKTPLPVYCDLSLRAFDEVVPAAGSTHSAVRIAPMRMAELVKAEWVDVCQAPA, from the coding sequence ATGAGCATTGAATCCGTCCGCGCGTTCTTCGCCGAAAGAGCCCCCGAGATCGCCGTGATCGAATCGCCTGTGAGTTCGGCGACGGTGGCGCTCGCCGCCGAAGCCTATGGCGTCGAGCCGAGCCGGATCGCGAAAACGCTGTCCTTGCGGATCGGCGAGCGGGTGGTGCTGATCGTGGCCGCCGGCACCTCGCGCATGGACAACAGGAAGGTCAAGGCGTTGTTCGGCGGCAAGCCCAAGATGCTCGGGCTGGAGGAGGTCGCCGACATCACCGGCCATGAGGTCGGCGGCGTCTGTCCGTTCGGCCTGAAGACACCGCTGCCGGTCTATTGCGACCTTTCGCTGCGGGCGTTCGACGAGGTGGTGCCGGCGGCGGGCTCCACCCACAGCGCGGTGCGGATCGCGCCGATGCGGATGGCCGAGTTGGTGAAAGCCGAATGGGTCGACGTGTGCCAGGCGCCGGCGTAA
- a CDS encoding tripartite tricarboxylate transporter substrate binding protein, whose protein sequence is MNRRELLKAAAMLPLAQAAFSNTALAQSPYPSRNITMIVPFPAGGQADLAARPVALALEKILGKPVIVDNRAGGGGGSVGNAAAARAEPDGYTLLMTLSSLAVLPEADRLFDRPVAYEVSQFAPVARVLADPTLLAVPASAPWKTLQDFVDDARKRPGQIPYGSSGPYGTLHVAMEMFAASAGIKLLHVPFRGAGPALTALLGGTVQAMASAPGTLKQQVDDGKMRVLANWGAARIPSFPNLPTFRELGYKDVEFYIWAGLFAQSALPAPIMTRLREAMAQAVKAPEVVKTFETAGSPVAYMDAPEFAKFVAADSARLIAAVKKIGKVG, encoded by the coding sequence ATGAACCGCCGCGAACTCTTGAAAGCCGCCGCTATGCTGCCGCTGGCGCAAGCCGCGTTCTCGAACACCGCCCTCGCGCAAAGTCCGTATCCGTCGCGCAACATCACCATGATCGTGCCGTTTCCGGCCGGCGGCCAGGCCGATCTCGCCGCGAGGCCGGTGGCGCTGGCGCTGGAGAAAATCCTCGGCAAGCCTGTCATCGTCGACAACCGCGCCGGCGGCGGCGGCGGCTCGGTCGGCAACGCGGCGGCGGCGCGCGCCGAGCCCGACGGCTATACACTGTTGATGACGCTGTCGTCGCTGGCGGTATTGCCGGAAGCCGACCGGCTGTTCGACCGCCCGGTGGCTTACGAAGTCTCGCAGTTCGCGCCGGTGGCGCGCGTGCTCGCCGATCCGACGCTGCTCGCGGTGCCGGCGTCGGCGCCATGGAAGACGCTGCAGGACTTCGTCGACGACGCCAGGAAACGTCCCGGCCAGATTCCCTATGGCTCGTCGGGTCCCTACGGCACGCTGCATGTGGCGATGGAGATGTTCGCGGCCTCTGCCGGCATCAAGCTGTTGCACGTGCCGTTTCGCGGCGCCGGCCCCGCATTGACCGCGCTGCTGGGCGGCACGGTGCAGGCGATGGCGTCGGCGCCGGGCACGCTGAAACAGCAGGTCGACGACGGCAAGATGCGCGTGCTGGCGAACTGGGGCGCGGCGCGGATCCCGAGTTTTCCAAACCTGCCGACCTTCAGGGAACTCGGCTACAAGGATGTCGAATTCTACATCTGGGCCGGACTGTTCGCGCAGAGTGCGCTGCCGGCGCCGATCATGACGCGGCTGCGCGAGGCGATGGCGCAAGCGGTGAAGGCGCCGGAGGTTGTAAAGACGTTCGAGACCGCAGGCAGTCCGGTCGCCTACATGGATGCGCCGGAATTCGCAAAATTCGTCGCCGCGGATTCCGCGCGCCTGATCGCGGCGGTGAAGAAGATCGGCAAGGTCGGGTAG
- a CDS encoding LysR family transcriptional regulator gives MAKLPDFEGLAIFAKVVELRSFAAAASELALSKATVSKAVTRLEARLGARLFNRTSRRLALTDAGQKLSERATRLLLDGEAAENEALAQSVAPRGLVRFAVPMTFGLKAVAPILPEFLEEYPDVAIDLHLSDAMVDLIGEGFDAGLRIASLPDSSLIARRLCAMPRYTVASPEYLRRHGRPTHPMHLAQHKCLGYAYLSTPGVWHYTNAAGEQASVRPAGPLRVNNGEALMPALLAGLGIADLPDFIVGDAIASGEVEVILKDWKQAEGAVHLVMPSGGPRPARVEALADFLARRFAKGKKK, from the coding sequence ATGGCAAAACTCCCGGACTTTGAAGGCCTCGCGATTTTCGCGAAAGTCGTGGAATTACGGTCGTTTGCGGCGGCCGCTTCGGAACTGGCGCTGTCCAAGGCCACCGTGTCCAAGGCGGTTACCCGGCTGGAGGCGCGGCTTGGCGCCCGGCTGTTCAACCGGACCTCGCGGCGGCTCGCTTTGACCGATGCCGGGCAGAAACTGTCCGAGCGCGCCACGCGGCTGCTGCTCGACGGCGAGGCGGCCGAGAACGAGGCGCTGGCGCAGTCGGTGGCGCCGCGCGGACTGGTGCGGTTCGCGGTACCGATGACGTTCGGGCTGAAGGCGGTGGCGCCGATCCTGCCGGAGTTTCTCGAGGAGTATCCCGATGTCGCGATCGATCTTCACCTCAGCGACGCCATGGTCGACCTGATCGGCGAGGGCTTCGACGCAGGCTTGCGGATCGCGAGCCTGCCGGATTCCTCGCTGATCGCGCGGCGGCTGTGCGCGATGCCGCGTTACACGGTGGCTTCGCCGGAATATCTCAGGCGCCACGGCCGGCCGACCCATCCGATGCATCTCGCCCAGCACAAATGTCTCGGCTATGCCTATCTCTCCACACCCGGCGTCTGGCACTACACCAATGCCGCAGGCGAGCAGGCCAGCGTGCGTCCAGCGGGACCGCTGCGCGTCAACAATGGCGAGGCGCTGATGCCGGCGCTCTTGGCAGGGCTCGGCATCGCCGATTTGCCGGACTTCATCGTCGGCGACGCCATTGCCTCGGGCGAGGTCGAGGTGATCCTGAAAGACTGGAAGCAGGCCGAAGGCGCCGTGCATCTGGTGATGCCATCCGGCGGCCCGCGTCCCGCGCGCGTCGAGGCGCTGGCGGATTTTCTCGCCAGGCGTTTTGCCAAGGGCAAGAAAAAGTAG
- a CDS encoding pirin family protein has translation MIELRPFANLGGADHGWLKAKHHFSFASYYDPGNMGHGSLRVWNDDEIAPNTGFPAHPHANMEIITYVREGAITHQDSLGNKGRTEAGDVQVMSAGSGVRHSEYNLEPTKTKIFQIWIEPKAQGGQPTWGAKPFPKADRSGKFVTIASGFAADNDALPIRADARVLATTLKAGESAEYSPDKTRNLYLVPAAGAIEINGVRVNARDGVAISNEAKLKITALEDSELVLVDAA, from the coding sequence ATGATCGAACTCAGGCCCTTTGCAAACCTCGGCGGCGCCGACCACGGCTGGCTGAAGGCCAAGCACCACTTCTCGTTCGCCAGCTACTACGACCCCGGCAATATGGGCCATGGCTCGTTGCGGGTATGGAACGACGACGAGATCGCGCCGAACACCGGCTTTCCCGCCCATCCCCACGCCAACATGGAGATCATCACCTACGTCCGCGAAGGCGCGATCACCCATCAGGACAGCCTCGGCAACAAGGGCCGCACCGAAGCCGGCGACGTGCAGGTGATGAGCGCCGGAAGCGGCGTGCGTCATTCCGAATACAATCTGGAGCCGACCAAGACCAAGATCTTCCAGATCTGGATCGAACCGAAGGCGCAAGGCGGTCAGCCGACCTGGGGCGCGAAACCGTTTCCGAAGGCGGATCGCTCGGGAAAATTCGTCACCATCGCCAGCGGTTTTGCGGCCGACAACGATGCGCTGCCGATCCGCGCCGACGCGCGGGTGCTCGCCACCACGCTGAAGGCCGGCGAGAGCGCGGAATATTCGCCCGATAAGACACGCAACCTCTATCTGGTGCCGGCCGCGGGCGCGATCGAGATCAACGGCGTGCGGGTCAACGCCCGCGACGGCGTCGCGATATCCAACGAGGCGAAACTGAAGATCACTGCGCTGGAGGATTCCGAGCTGGTGCTGGTCGACGCGGCGTAG
- the wrbA gene encoding NAD(P)H:quinone oxidoreductase, translated as MTKVLVLYYSAYGHIEAMANAVAEGAREAGASVDIKRVPELVPEAVAKASHYKLDQAAPVAKVEELVNYDAIIVGTGTRFGRMASQMANFLDQAGGLWARGALHGKVGGAFSSTATQHGGQETTLFSVITNLLHFGMTIVGLNYGFAGQMKLDEVTGGSPYGATTITGGDGSRQPSANELAGARYQGRAIAETAKKLHG; from the coding sequence ATGACAAAAGTTCTCGTTCTCTATTATTCCGCCTATGGTCACATCGAGGCGATGGCGAACGCCGTCGCCGAGGGCGCGCGCGAAGCCGGCGCCTCGGTCGACATCAAGCGCGTGCCGGAGCTCGTGCCCGAAGCCGTCGCAAAGGCGTCGCATTACAAGCTCGATCAAGCCGCGCCCGTTGCGAAAGTCGAAGAGCTCGTCAATTACGACGCCATCATCGTCGGCACCGGCACCCGCTTCGGCCGGATGGCGTCGCAGATGGCGAATTTCCTCGACCAGGCCGGCGGCCTCTGGGCCAGGGGCGCGCTGCACGGCAAGGTCGGCGGCGCCTTCTCCTCGACCGCGACCCAGCATGGCGGCCAGGAGACCACGCTGTTCTCGGTGATCACCAACCTCTTGCATTTCGGCATGACCATCGTCGGTCTGAACTACGGCTTTGCCGGCCAGATGAAGCTCGACGAGGTCACCGGCGGTTCGCCCTATGGCGCGACCACGATCACCGGCGGCGACGGCAGCCGCCAACCCAGCGCCAACGAACTGGCCGGCGCGCGCTACCAGGGACGCGCGATCGCGGAGACCGCGAAGAAACTGCATGGCTGA
- a CDS encoding DUF5996 family protein, which translates to MSNAPQVPWPELPTAAWRETYATLHLWTQIIGKIRLARSPWLNHSWHVVLYVSARGLTTSPIPDRSRTFQIDLDFIDHALRISTSDGAQRQFALAGQSVAGFYAGVMAALAELGIDVAIDEMPNELPDPVRFSLDHQHATYDPDAVRRLFQILVNADQVFKQFRTGFLGKASPVHFFWGSFDLAVTRFSGRRAPRHPGGVPHLSDDVACEAYSHEVSSAGFWPGSGAVDYPAFYCYAYPEPAGFRTAGVRPAAAFFSEALGEFILPYDAVRTAAEPDKALLEFLQSTYEAAADAAKWDRDALECAPGQPRRVRAI; encoded by the coding sequence ATGAGCAACGCACCGCAAGTGCCCTGGCCGGAATTACCCACTGCCGCCTGGCGCGAGACCTATGCGACGCTGCATCTGTGGACCCAGATCATCGGGAAGATCCGGCTGGCACGCTCGCCCTGGCTGAACCATTCCTGGCACGTCGTCCTTTACGTCAGCGCGCGCGGGCTGACGACCTCCCCCATCCCGGATCGCTCGCGCACCTTCCAGATCGACCTCGACTTCATCGATCACGCCTTGCGCATCTCCACCAGCGACGGCGCGCAGCGCCAGTTCGCCCTGGCCGGGCAGTCGGTCGCGGGTTTTTACGCCGGCGTCATGGCTGCGCTTGCCGAACTCGGCATTGACGTCGCCATCGACGAGATGCCCAACGAATTGCCGGACCCGGTGCGGTTTTCGCTGGATCACCAGCATGCCACCTACGATCCCGATGCGGTACGGCGCCTGTTCCAGATCCTCGTCAATGCAGACCAGGTGTTCAAGCAGTTCCGTACCGGCTTCCTCGGCAAGGCGAGCCCGGTGCATTTCTTCTGGGGCAGTTTCGATCTCGCGGTGACGCGCTTTTCCGGACGCCGCGCGCCTCGACATCCCGGCGGGGTGCCTCACCTCTCCGATGACGTGGCCTGCGAAGCCTATTCGCACGAAGTCAGCAGCGCCGGCTTCTGGCCGGGCTCCGGTGCTGTCGACTATCCCGCGTTCTATTGCTACGCCTATCCCGAACCGGCAGGTTTTCGCACGGCAGGCGTGCGCCCCGCCGCCGCGTTCTTCAGCGAGGCTCTCGGCGAATTCATCCTGCCCTATGACGCGGTGCGCACCGCCGCAGAGCCGGACAAGGCCTTGCTCGAATTCCTGCAAAGCACCTATGAGGCCGCGGCCGATGCCGCGAAATGGGACCGCGACGCTCTGGAATGCGCGCCGGGGCAGCCCCGCAGGGTGCGGGCGATCTAG
- a CDS encoding GNAT family N-acetyltransferase, with protein MTVLTAAGGKQGARPMARAAGFRVEIASDWKQAAPRWSDVSPSTPFQDSQWLDAWYRAFAGLDDVEPLIAIVSDAVTGERAALLPLVRRLQKGIRIVEFADLDLTDYNAPLLGPAAPRDARAARAMWRDLKAALRRMPGGADLIRLRKMPLDLAGQPNPLALLDGAGACSLNGNIVTTGEDYDAWRFQLGRTVRKELERSWRVFTRDPAADFKLVTDRDEALRILAVTEAQQGARMQQLGLNFILNNETCAAFYRNLVNDGIGSGFTVVSALTSGDEVVATLLGVRCGSRYVMVRISNAGEKWSNCSPGRLIIERTMAALHRDGVREVDFSIGNYAYKRRFGVAPIALADLSAALSWRGLPYALRDRAARELRAYPRLTAAIKRALGKPVSRQES; from the coding sequence ATGACCGTATTGACGGCGGCAGGCGGAAAACAGGGGGCGCGCCCGATGGCGCGCGCCGCCGGATTCCGCGTCGAAATCGCATCCGACTGGAAACAGGCCGCGCCGCGCTGGAGCGATGTCAGTCCGTCGACGCCGTTCCAGGACAGCCAGTGGCTGGATGCATGGTACCGGGCTTTTGCCGGGCTCGACGATGTCGAGCCGCTGATCGCGATCGTCTCGGATGCCGTCACCGGCGAACGGGCTGCATTGCTGCCGCTGGTCCGCCGCCTGCAGAAGGGCATCCGGATCGTCGAGTTCGCCGATCTCGATCTCACCGACTACAACGCACCGTTGCTCGGTCCCGCCGCGCCGCGCGACGCCAGGGCGGCGCGCGCGATGTGGCGCGACCTGAAGGCCGCGCTGCGGCGGATGCCCGGTGGCGCCGATCTCATCCGTTTGCGCAAGATGCCGCTCGATCTCGCGGGCCAGCCCAATCCGCTGGCGTTGCTCGATGGCGCCGGTGCCTGTTCGCTGAACGGCAATATCGTCACGACCGGCGAAGATTACGACGCCTGGCGCTTTCAGCTCGGGCGTACCGTGCGCAAGGAACTGGAGCGAAGCTGGCGGGTGTTTACGCGCGATCCCGCCGCGGATTTCAAGCTCGTCACCGATAGGGACGAAGCCTTGCGGATTCTCGCCGTCACGGAGGCCCAGCAGGGCGCGCGGATGCAGCAGCTCGGGCTGAATTTCATCCTCAACAACGAGACCTGCGCCGCGTTCTATCGCAACCTGGTCAATGACGGCATCGGCAGCGGCTTTACCGTGGTCTCGGCATTGACGTCAGGCGACGAGGTGGTGGCGACGCTGCTCGGCGTCCGCTGCGGATCTCGCTACGTGATGGTGCGCATCAGCAATGCCGGCGAAAAATGGTCGAACTGTTCGCCGGGCCGGCTGATCATCGAGCGCACCATGGCGGCGTTGCACAGGGACGGCGTCCGCGAGGTCGATTTCAGCATCGGCAACTACGCCTACAAGCGCCGCTTCGGCGTGGCGCCGATTGCACTGGCCGATCTGTCGGCCGCCCTGAGCTGGCGCGGATTGCCCTACGCCCTGCGCGACCGCGCCGCACGCGAGCTGCGCGCCTATCCGCGGCTCACGGCCGCTATCAAGCGCGCGCTCGGCAAGCCGGTCTCGCGCCAAGAGAGCTAG
- a CDS encoding cupin-like domain-containing protein — protein sequence MAKDKVFTSWDDTHSLLWERQPIRLAHGLHKSPLFSTDRLAELIERYPREHYSLVQTGAKESRRLWREGEIGNLSGRQVMDAVAGGGLWLNLRNVSGVDSAYRAMLDDMFAEIAANVPGFEAPKYQAGILISSPDAQVYYHADLPGQGLIQIAGRKRVYVYPNSAPFLKPEHLEDIALFDVEVDIPYAPWYDAHAQVLDLEPGQMLSWPLNAPHRVENLGTVNISMTVSYVNDEIRRADIVNLANGLLRHRFGYQPKSRNLRGPSFFAKAVLQKLLRDSSWVKRERSARRPIDFRLDAAQPGRIVDLPKAA from the coding sequence ATGGCCAAAGACAAGGTTTTCACGAGCTGGGACGACACCCATTCACTGCTCTGGGAGCGGCAGCCGATCCGGCTCGCCCACGGACTGCACAAGTCGCCGCTGTTTTCCACCGACAGGCTTGCCGAATTGATCGAGCGCTATCCGCGCGAACATTACAGCCTGGTGCAAACCGGCGCGAAGGAATCCCGCCGGCTTTGGCGCGAGGGCGAGATCGGCAATCTCAGCGGCCGTCAGGTGATGGACGCGGTCGCCGGCGGCGGCCTCTGGCTCAATCTGCGCAATGTCTCCGGCGTCGACAGCGCCTACCGCGCCATGCTCGACGACATGTTCGCGGAGATCGCGGCCAACGTTCCCGGTTTCGAGGCGCCGAAATACCAGGCCGGCATTCTGATCTCCTCGCCGGACGCGCAGGTCTATTATCACGCCGATCTGCCGGGACAGGGTCTGATCCAGATCGCGGGACGCAAACGCGTCTATGTCTATCCCAATTCCGCTCCGTTCCTGAAACCGGAGCATCTCGAAGACATCGCCCTGTTCGATGTCGAGGTCGATATCCCATACGCCCCCTGGTACGACGCGCATGCGCAGGTGCTCGACCTCGAGCCCGGCCAGATGCTGAGCTGGCCGCTGAACGCGCCGCATCGGGTCGAAAATCTCGGGACCGTCAATATTTCGATGACGGTGTCGTATGTGAATGACGAAATCCGGCGCGCCGACATCGTCAACCTCGCCAACGGCCTGCTGCGCCATCGCTTCGGCTATCAGCCGAAGAGCCGTAACCTGCGCGGCCCGTCTTTCTTCGCCAAGGCGGTGCTGCAAAAGCTGCTGCGCGACAGCAGCTGGGTCAAGCGCGAGCGCAGCGCGCGCCGCCCGATCGACTTCCGGCTCGATGCCGCACAGCCCGGCAGGATCGTCGATCTGCCGAAGGCGGCATGA